The following are from one region of the Deinococcus planocerae genome:
- a CDS encoding AIM24 family protein translates to MEFIWKARTVREIGGEGARLEVVEHTAHPAETPLEGYLQPVTRPAPWRQLTLHVGDGTAVLEPGALQSLRGEIEMGASMTGGGGGGLGGFLRGAVTAAATGEGLYKTVYRGAGVIHTEPTRLHLLLGELRGEDVIVDDGAFVACVGDVTVGRHVNRGLAAALGSGEGRVQPKLSGTGVFALQSPVHPDEFQVLDLRGETLKVDGNLVLAYTGGLTFSVEKSARGLLGSGRTGEGFVQVYRGTGRVWFAPTLPLRVTSTLLPSLDG, encoded by the coding sequence ATGGAATTCATCTGGAAGGCCCGGACGGTCCGCGAGATCGGCGGCGAGGGCGCGCGGCTGGAGGTCGTCGAGCACACCGCCCACCCCGCCGAGACCCCCCTGGAGGGCTACCTCCAGCCCGTGACCCGCCCGGCCCCCTGGCGGCAACTCACCCTGCACGTGGGGGACGGCACGGCGGTGCTCGAACCCGGCGCCCTCCAGTCGCTGCGCGGCGAGATCGAGATGGGCGCGAGCATGACGGGCGGGGGCGGCGGCGGGCTGGGCGGCTTCCTGCGCGGGGCGGTCACGGCGGCGGCGACCGGGGAGGGCCTGTACAAGACCGTCTACCGCGGCGCGGGCGTGATCCACACCGAGCCCACCCGGCTGCACCTGCTGCTGGGCGAGCTGCGCGGCGAGGACGTGATCGTGGACGACGGCGCCTTCGTCGCCTGCGTGGGGGACGTGACGGTCGGACGGCACGTCAACCGAGGGCTTGCCGCCGCCCTGGGCAGCGGGGAGGGCCGGGTCCAGCCCAAGCTCTCGGGCACGGGCGTCTTCGCCCTGCAAAGCCCCGTTCACCCCGACGAGTTCCAGGTTCTCGACCTGCGGGGCGAGACCCTGAAGGTGGACGGCAATCTCGTCCTCGCGTACACGGGGGGCCTGACCTTCAGCGTCGAGAAGAGTGCGAGGGGCCTGCTCGGCAGCGGGCGGACCGGCGAGGGCTTCGTGCAGGTCTACCGCGGCACGGGCCGCGTGTGGTTCGCCCCCACCCTGCCGCTGCGCGTCACGTCCACCCTGTTGCCGTC
- a CDS encoding DUF418 domain-containing protein, with protein MSLASPPDQAPAPETGPQRPVGAGERAALPDVLRGLALLGILIVNAQTFAGFREWEQRGADGAVQVLTDVFVNGRAISLFAMLFGWGAAGLLARHGGGTLLRRLAVLLVIGTAHFVFVWHGDIISNYALLAVALLLTVRMTARELVTLAAALGAWWLLLGVLAGFGSLAGPVRPRFDGLPDLTPGMTYAQVVAGRAAEFQSNLIGGSVYNGLWLVALFCLGAAAHRTGVLTRPHEHLPLLRRLAAYGLMVGLPLGVLLAWLNTWGTQTAGLLAIPVRMGGGLASALGYAGVLGLLAARGSLGPLRAFAASGRLAMSNYIAQSLIMTAVFYPYAGAQYGRWGAAATLLLALAVGLAQVPLSAWVLRRFGTGPLEALTRALVYGRARR; from the coding sequence ATGAGCCTCGCCTCCCCGCCGGACCAGGCCCCCGCCCCTGAGACCGGCCCTCAGCGTCCGGTGGGGGCGGGGGAACGCGCGGCGCTGCCCGACGTGCTGCGGGGGCTGGCGCTGCTGGGCATCCTGATTGTGAACGCGCAGACCTTCGCGGGCTTCCGGGAGTGGGAGCAGCGGGGCGCGGACGGGGCCGTGCAGGTCCTGACCGACGTGTTCGTGAACGGGCGGGCGATCAGCCTCTTCGCCATGCTGTTCGGGTGGGGGGCGGCGGGGCTGCTCGCGCGGCACGGGGGGGGAACGCTGCTGCGGCGCCTCGCCGTGCTCCTCGTGATCGGCACGGCGCACTTCGTGTTCGTGTGGCACGGGGACATCATCTCCAACTACGCGCTGCTGGCGGTCGCGCTGCTCCTCACCGTGCGGATGACGGCGCGCGAACTCGTCACCCTCGCGGCGGCGCTGGGGGCGTGGTGGCTGCTGCTGGGGGTGCTGGCGGGCTTCGGCAGCCTCGCGGGCCCGGTCAGACCCCGGTTCGACGGCCTGCCCGACCTCACCCCGGGGATGACGTACGCGCAGGTCGTGGCCGGGCGGGCGGCGGAGTTCCAGTCCAACCTGATCGGGGGCAGCGTGTACAACGGCCTGTGGCTGGTCGCGCTCTTCTGCCTGGGGGCCGCCGCCCACCGCACGGGCGTGCTCACCCGCCCGCACGAGCACCTGCCGCTGCTGCGCCGCCTCGCCGCGTATGGTCTGATGGTCGGCCTGCCGCTGGGGGTGCTCCTCGCGTGGCTGAACACCTGGGGCACCCAGACCGCCGGGCTCCTCGCCATCCCCGTCCGCATGGGGGGCGGGCTCGCCTCGGCGCTGGGGTACGCCGGGGTGCTGGGGCTCCTCGCCGCGCGGGGGAGCCTGGGGCCCCTGCGGGCCTTCGCGGCGAGCGGGCGGCTCGCCATGAGCAACTACATCGCCCAGAGCCTGATCATGACGGCGGTGTTCTACCCCTACGCCGGAGCCCAGTACGGACGCTGGGGGGCCGCCGCCACGCTGCTCCTCGCCCTCGCGGTCGGGCTCGCCCAGGTGCCGCTGAGCGCGTGGGTGCTGCGCCGCTTCGGCACGGGGCCGCTGGAGGCGCTGACCCGCGCCCTGGTGTATGGCCGCGCCCGGCGGTAG
- a CDS encoding MliC family protein, with protein sequence MKPFTAVVRVGLCSVVLLPFGGTALADGLPAASSPSAGGERVLGRATFRCQGGIRVQVTLLPNRARVQFAGQTRVLNQADGAGGVLYQGGGFAWVSNGEVASMKETRSGRFALRGCVQVN encoded by the coding sequence ATGAAGCCCTTCACCGCGGTGGTCCGGGTCGGTCTGTGTTCGGTGGTCCTGCTGCCCTTCGGCGGAACGGCGCTCGCCGACGGCCTCCCAGCCGCCTCGTCCCCCTCGGCGGGCGGGGAGCGGGTGCTGGGCCGGGCCACCTTCCGCTGCCAGGGCGGCATCCGCGTGCAGGTGACCCTCCTGCCCAACCGCGCCCGCGTGCAGTTCGCGGGGCAGACGCGCGTCCTGAATCAGGCGGACGGTGCCGGGGGCGTGCTCTACCAGGGCGGCGGCTTCGCCTGGGTGAGCAACGGTGAGGTTGCCTCCATGAAGGAGACCCGCAGCGGGCGGTTCGCGTTGCGGGGGTGCGTGCAGGTCAACTGA
- a CDS encoding GNAT family N-acetyltransferase: MVLPPFPDPLPRLAHAEAAGHVRYGEAGAAARFGPLVAVHAGPGLPVNTAWHDGSGGLTESHLDAFETFSAEHGQPAKLHVLSHAVPPLLPLLRARGYVLDSVLHVYTHDLSTLPPAPPLTVREEPDPEVWADLSARGFGPGTAAIMRLVAQAAGTRRLVAEADGQPAGTAALSVTEGVAAFYGTSTLPEFRGRGVQTALLAARLRLAADLGADLASVFVTPGSGSERNVRRAGFVVAGTRLTFTWERPEAGRAVP, from the coding sequence GTGGTGCTCCCACCGTTCCCCGACCCCCTGCCGCGCCTCGCCCACGCGGAGGCGGCGGGGCATGTCCGGTACGGGGAGGCGGGGGCCGCCGCCCGCTTCGGTCCCCTCGTCGCCGTGCACGCCGGACCCGGCCTGCCCGTCAACACGGCGTGGCACGACGGGAGCGGGGGGCTGACGGAAAGCCACCTGGACGCCTTCGAGACCTTCAGCGCCGAGCATGGGCAGCCTGCGAAGCTGCACGTCCTCTCGCACGCCGTCCCGCCGCTGCTCCCGCTCCTGAGGGCGAGGGGGTACGTGCTGGACTCCGTGCTGCACGTCTACACGCACGACCTGAGCACCCTGCCGCCCGCTCCTCCCCTCACCGTCCGCGAGGAACCGGACCCGGAGGTCTGGGCCGACCTCTCCGCACGCGGGTTCGGGCCGGGCACGGCGGCGATCATGCGCCTCGTGGCCCAGGCCGCTGGGACCCGGCGGCTGGTGGCCGAGGCAGACGGGCAACCCGCCGGAACCGCCGCCCTGAGCGTGACGGAAGGCGTGGCCGCGTTCTACGGGACCTCTACCCTCCCCGAGTTCCGGGGCCGGGGCGTGCAGACGGCCCTCCTCGCCGCGCGGCTCCGGCTCGCCGCCGACCTTGGGGCCGACCTCGCCAGCGTGTTCGTCACGCCGGGGAGCGGCAGCGAACGCAACGTGCGCCGCGCCGGGTTCGTGGTGGCGGGCACGCGGCTGACCTTCACGTGGGAGCGTCCGGAGGCAGGTCGAGCCGTGCCCTGA
- a CDS encoding HIT family protein, protein MTHAPPGYVCPFCLLAAGVVNEHVWSRESDVVYRDGEVIALIAAKQWPGTPGHVLIIPAEHFENLYALPDPLGARIHALPCRVSLAMKAAYGCEGVSTRQHNEPAGNQDVWHYHLHVFPRWAGDDLYLTYGSVMPTEKRAEDATRLRARLDLPPDAPT, encoded by the coding sequence GTGACCCACGCTCCCCCGGGCTATGTCTGCCCCTTCTGCCTCCTCGCGGCGGGGGTGGTGAACGAACACGTCTGGAGCCGGGAGAGCGACGTGGTGTACCGGGACGGGGAGGTCATCGCCCTGATCGCGGCGAAGCAGTGGCCGGGGACCCCGGGGCACGTCCTGATCATCCCCGCGGAGCATTTCGAGAACCTCTACGCCCTCCCCGACCCCCTCGGCGCCCGGATTCACGCCCTGCCCTGCCGGGTGTCCCTCGCCATGAAGGCGGCGTACGGCTGCGAGGGCGTGAGCACCCGCCAGCACAACGAGCCCGCCGGAAACCAGGACGTGTGGCACTACCACCTGCACGTCTTTCCGCGCTGGGCCGGGGACGACCTCTACCTCACGTATGGCTCCGTGATGCCGACGGAGAAGCGGGCCGAGGACGCGACCCGGCTCAGGGCACGGCTCGACCTGCCTCCGGACGCTCCCACGTGA
- a CDS encoding P1 family peptidase, producing the protein MNPPNSTLTAVPGFRVGHWTDPVGLTGCTVVLCPDAGAVASASFLGPSPGTREGVLLSPEKKVERVHALLLTGGSAFGLAAASGVVRVLEERGVGHETPWARVPLVPAAVVYDLGVGDPRARPGEREGEMAARAASDAPVERGRVGAGTGATAGKYLGQEFTVPGGLGSVCVERHGVRVGALAVVNPIGDVLDERGGVLAGPGVGPGAVAFTPGDVESTTLVAVVTEHTLTKNDARRLADAAQTALGRVIHPSHTFWDGDSAFVLSACTLPPADPMLLGALVQEAVCASVRDAVRMARG; encoded by the coding sequence ATGAACCCGCCCAACTCCACCCTCACCGCCGTTCCCGGCTTCCGCGTGGGCCACTGGACCGACCCCGTGGGCCTCACCGGCTGCACGGTGGTCCTCTGCCCGGACGCGGGCGCGGTCGCCTCGGCGAGCTTCCTGGGGCCGAGTCCGGGCACGCGCGAGGGGGTGCTGCTCTCGCCCGAGAAGAAGGTCGAGCGGGTCCACGCCCTGCTGCTGACGGGCGGCAGCGCCTTCGGCCTCGCGGCGGCGAGCGGCGTGGTGCGGGTGCTCGAAGAACGCGGGGTGGGCCACGAGACGCCCTGGGCGCGGGTGCCCCTCGTCCCGGCGGCGGTGGTCTACGACCTGGGGGTGGGGGACCCCCGGGCCCGCCCCGGCGAGCGGGAGGGAGAGATGGCGGCCCGAGCGGCGTCGGACGCTCCGGTCGAGCGCGGACGGGTGGGCGCGGGCACGGGCGCGACGGCGGGCAAGTACCTGGGGCAGGAGTTCACTGTGCCGGGCGGACTCGGCAGCGTGTGCGTAGAGCGGCACGGGGTCCGGGTCGGGGCGCTCGCGGTCGTCAATCCCATCGGCGATGTGCTCGACGAGCGGGGCGGCGTGCTCGCCGGGCCGGGTGTGGGGCCGGGGGCGGTGGCCTTTACGCCCGGCGACGTGGAGAGCACCACCCTCGTCGCGGTCGTCACCGAGCACACGCTGACCAAGAACGACGCCCGCCGCCTCGCCGACGCCGCGCAGACCGCGCTGGGCCGGGTCATCCACCCCAGCCACACCTTCTGGGACGGGGACAGCGCCTTCGTGCTGAGCGCCTGCACGCTGCCGCCCGCCGACCCCATGCTGCTGGGCGCCCTCGTGCAGGAGGCCGTGTGCGCCTCGGTGCGTGACGCGGTGCGGATGGCGCGGGGGTGA